ATAGAACCGTTGGCTCTCTGGAAGTGGCTTATGGAGGCGAAACAAAAAAAAGCGATTCTTGAATTCCCGTTGACTAAACGGAATTATGTTCCCATTTTTAGTGATGAGCCAGTTGCCTTCAGCAGAAGGTTGATAGAGGTCAATCCTGTCAAGTCGGGGAACACCGATTTCCAGAAACCATTCTTTCTGAACCTCCACGCCATGCTGAAGGTCGAAACGCACCCAATACACAGATTTGGTAAAACTGAAACCCGGTGTTTCTTTCTGGCTCGGTTTCCAGGAAGATTCGAGTTTAGATGAACTGACATCCCCGATCGTCCATTGGCCAGCCTTGTCTTCCAGAATATCCAGATAAGGTCCCAGTGAATAATGATCTTTACCCGATTCCAGCATCACCGGAGTTGCCGCCCAGGAACAGGTGTTCCCGAACAACAATAATACAACCAGAATGACATGCCATGGGTTCATAAATCAATCCTTCATCATCCGGTGAACGTCTCGCAGTTTTTGTGCGCTGAAGCACGACAAAAAAATAAGTTGAACGTTCCTAAAAAAGCCATTGCGGGATTATTGTTCGATATGTTATGCAGATAAGCAGATTCTTGCTTTTTCTTAATCTGTTTGAGCATAAATACTATGTCCGATGAAACACTGTTTGCACAAACCTATGACACGTCCCGCGATTTATTTGTTGCAGAGGCCGGACAATATGACAATGCAAGAATTCAGGAATTCCGCACGGACCCGGAGGCCTCACTGTTGACTCATACCCTGCTGTTGCCGGCAATCACGAAGCCGCAACGGTTGCTGGTCATCACGTCCGGAATTCATGGCGTGGAAGGCTATATCGGCAGTGTGATTCAACGGCTGTTTCTTAAATCACTGGACTCATGGATTGACCGCAACACCACCGGGATATTGCTGATCCATGCAGTGAATCCCTATGGTTTCAGGCATGACCGGCGAGTCAACGCGAAAAACATTGATCTGAACCGGAATGGCTTCACCGTCTCAGGAAATTTCGATAAACACCACAATCAAGCGTATGAACAACTGCAATCCTTTCTGGAACCCCGGAAATGCTATGCGAGTTCACGCTTGTTCCGGGCACAAGCCCGCAAACAGATTGAGCATCACTCGCAAGCCACCGTGTTTCAGGCGGCGGCCGGAGGACAACATCATTCACCACAGGGAATTTTCTATGGCGGGGACTCGCAGGAACCCGAAGTGTTGCGATTGAGAGAAATCATCACCGAACACGCAAAGGATTATCCAACGGTGTTTCTGATTCATCTGCATTCAGGTTTCGGACAATGGGGGCATCTGCATCTGCTTTATCCAACTTCACCGCTGGTTCAGCATGAACTGCTGGAAACCCTGTTTGCCGGACTGTCGATCAATGACTACCTCCGGAAACACACCGCTTACGAAGTGGTGGGCAGCCTCTGTGATTTTCTGGGAGAACCGTTGCGGGCAGAAGGTAAAACATATCTTCCGGTCAGTTTTGAATATGGCACGCTCAACACCCAGACCATGGATGGTTTTATGGAAACCCTCCGTCGGATGATTGTGGAAAACCAGATTCACCATTGGGGTGCCAAAACACCTGAAATCGCAACACACGAACAGCAATTGTTTCGGGAAATGTTTTATCCGGATGATCCAGCGTGGCAACGATCCGTGATGGACCAGACACAAACCGTTTTTTCAACCGTTTTTTCCCGATTCCATCAAATTTAGGAACATCATCGTAGGGGCGACCCGCGGATCGCCCTGAAATTTGATGGTCGCATGAATCATATAAACCGTGGGCAACCAGGGCGACCCGCCGGTCGCCCCTACATAAATGGACAACCGTAGGGGCGACCCGCCGGTCGCCCTCATAATATGTCGATCACATTAAACACGTGGGCAACCAGGGCGACCCGCCGGTCGCCCCTACATAAATGGACAACCGTAGGGGCGACCCGCCGGTCGCCCTGAAATTTGCCGGTCGCATGAATCATATGTCGATCACATTAAACATATAAACCGATTGTCAGAACCTAATTTTTTTTACAGGGGAACATTATGAATCCAGCGTTGAATTCTGATATTCCAAAAGCCATCATTCTGGCAGCGGGAACAGGCAGTCGACTTAAACCATTTACAGAACATCTGCCCAAATGCCTCACGCCGCTGAATGGTGTTCCGATTCTGGTCAATGCGCTGACACAACTTTTCACCGCCGGTGTGCGTGAGACCATCATCGTGGTCGGACATCTCAAGGAAAAAATCATTGACGCCATTGGCCCCGATTTTCAGGGAATGACCATCACCTACATTGAGTCCGACGCTTATGCGAGAACCAACAATATTTATTCCCTGTGGTTGGCCAGAGAATACCTGCATGACGACATCCTGCTGCTGGAAGCTGATGTGTTTTTTGAGGGTGGACTGCTGGAAAGTCTGCTGGCCTGTTCAGGCAAAAACGCACTAGCGGTTGACCGCTATCAGCCCCATATGTCCGGAACCGTGGTGAAAACAAAGGCTGATGGAACAATAACCGGGTTGTTCACCAAAAAACAGCAGGTGTCCGGTTTTGATTATGGGAATGCCTGGAAGACCATCAACATTTCCCTGCTCCGGAAAAACTTTCTGGAAGCCATGCTGCTGCCTGACCTGGAAGATCACATCCAACAGGGAATTCATGGCGTTTATTACGAAGTTCTCCTGCAAAAAGAACAGCCCTGGAAGATCCCCGGTTCCCTGGTCGCAGTGCCCTGTGAACAGTTGCGATGGTATGAAATCGATGATGAACACGACCGGGCTATGGCCGAATATCTGTTTGCGTCACAGGAACAGCGTTATGAATTGATACAGCAACAGCATGGCGGCTTTTTCCGTTATCCGTTTGTGGATCATGCGTATCTGTATAACCTCTATTTTCCGCCGGATGATGTGATTCGCCATTTTGAAAGCCAGATGCGGGAACTGGTGCTGCATTATCCTTCCGGACAACAGGTTCTCACTGAATTGATGGGCGGCTATCTCGACACTTCGCCGGAACATCTGCTGGTTTGCAATGGCACCTCAGAGATCATCAGGGTTCTGGGACGAAAGCTCTGCCGGAAAATGATTGTTCCTGTGCCGTCGTTCAATGAATATCTCAATGCACCGCAACCCGAAAAAGTCATCCCGTTTAAATTGAGAGCGCCTGACTTTCAGTTGAACGTACAGGAATTTTTTCAGGCGATTGAGGCCTCAGAAGCAGATCTGGCAATTCTGGTCAATCCCAACAATCCGACCTCGCAAAGCATTCCCAAAGAGTCGCTTGTCTGGCTGTTGGACCAGCTTCAAACCACAAACTGTCAGTTGGTGGTTGATGAATCATTCATGGATTTTGTGGATGATCCACCGCATGTTTCAGTGGCGGATCTTCTTGAAAAATATCCGTGGCTTTCCATTTTGAAAAGCCTGAGCAAGTCTTATGGCATATGCGGTTTGCGGCTGGGATATTTCATGACGGCCAACCCCTTGCTGATGCAGGAACTTCACAAGGAAGTGAGCATCTGGAACATCAATGGCTTTGCGGAAGCATTTTTGCGAATTTTGCCCCGATACCGTGAGGACTTTGAAGAAAGTGTCAGAAAAGTTCGTGCGGACAGGGATGACCTGTATGAAGCACTAGGCAAAATTCCCGGAGCTTCTGTGCTGAGGCCCCAGGCCAACTATATCTTCTGTCATTTTTCTCAGGAGAACATGATGGCTAAAGACCTCGCCCGCATGATGTTCGTCCAGCATAATATTCTGATCAAATCCTGCGCGGAAAAAATGTCTGACCCGGCCCATGAATATTACCGCATTGCCTGCCGGACTCATCAGGAAAATCAACGGTTGGTTGAGGCGCTGACTCAATGTCTGCAACTCAAAAATTCCATGCTTCAAACCACCAGCCCCAAGGATCTTCATGCCTCGCTCTGAAAAAACCATCACACGCGAAGTGCCGACGAGTTCTCTGACCAAAGAACAATTTGATGCCATCTGGTCGGTTTATGCCCCCTATCACGAACGCGACCGTGCTGAATTTGAACGCACCTTGTGTCTCAATCACAAAGTGTTGATGTTTCATGACGCTCAGACTGAAGCTCTTCAGGGATTTCTGGCCGTGAGCGTGTTTGATGTGCAGGAGGAGGAGCGTTCGTTTGTTATTTTATATTTTGGCACACTGGTGATCCATTCCGGTTTTCGGGGACAGAACATTGTGCAGAACATGGTATTGCGGGAATACCTGGGAATTCGGCGACGTTACGGCTTCAGAAAGATCTATTTCATTTTTTCCAGCCTGAGCTACATGAGTTATCTGGCGATGTCACACACTTTTCTGGAATACTGGCCCCGGAGAGAACAGCCAACCCCGCAATATGCTCAGGAGGTGCTGACGTATCTGATCGAACAGATCTTCAAAGGGAAATATGACCCGAGCGGAGTGAGTCAGGGAACCGGACAAAAACGGGTCACCGATCAAAAAGTAACAGGAACAGAAACGAACCTTGATCCACAGCTCGCATTTTATCTCAAAAACAACCCCGGCCATCAGCATGGCGATTGTCTGATGTGCTTCATTCCGCTCTACGAACTGAATATTCTGACCTTGATCTTCAAACGACACGTGCAGCGACCCTTGAAAAAGTTGTATAAAAACCTGTTTCAATAAGGCACGGCAAAAGAATAACTGACCACAGTTTTTTAACACACACCCCTTGTCCAGGTCTGTAGCGACGTGCGAATCGCGCGTCGCTACGCATGCCCGGCAGGAAATGTTTTATGAAAAGTACAGTTATTTTTCGAATGTTCCTAAGTCTGCATTTTTATCATGGCCGTTGCTTCAATTGATTTACCATGTCCTGCATCACACTCCGCATACGATCGGCTTCCACTTGCAACTGCTGACGACGAACTCTGGGATCGTGCCCCAACTCTTCTGCCTGAAGAATTGGATAATAACGTTTTGTATAAACCGTAAGATGAGGAATGCGGGTCATGAGCCATGGCAAGCCATAATGATCGGCGTTTTTCAGAAAAGCGTCATCAATTTTGTCCACAAACGGTTGAGCCAACATGATGCTTTTCAAGAGTTTTTTCCGCCATGGCTGTTGGATATTGATTGTTTTCTGCCATTTCTCAAAACCTTTGCAGATGACAAGCATGATGTCACAGCGTGCACGCAACGCAATTTCGATGGATTTGGGAGAACGAAAAGGCTGAACATCCAGACCATTGCCATACATGCTATATTCCCCTTCAGGAGCCACCCCCAGAAAATCCATCTGATTGTCTTCAAAAAGCTGAATATAATCCTCCACACCAAACCGTTTCTTCCCATGCATGGGCAGTCCCAGAGCCTTTGCCAAACCAGGAAAACTCATCACTATTGGATGGGCGATCGAATTGAATCGTTTGTGCCCAAACCCCAGTTTGTTCATGCGACTGATCATGGCGCAGGCACTGGCAAGGGGGCCACTGAAAGGGCCATGATTGAACACGGCTATTGTTCGGGTTTGTGTTTCCATATAATTTTCCATGTCAAAATCATCGAGATAATCCACCTCCTTGACAAACATGGATAATAACACCTGGCTGACAGTCGCAATCTGTTGAATCTGTGGCATGCTGTTTCTCCTGTTATCATGAATTTTTTCCACCTGCAGGTGGTTTGAAAATGAGCCGCTAAGAACGCTAAGAACACGAATAAAAAGGTTTTTTATAAATGAAGTCCGCAGTAAAACCCTGATTTTCAAGTTTACAGGTGCATATTCCCTTTTTTACTTTGTGTTCTTCGTGTACTTCGTGGCTAAAAAAGTACCTGCACAGCTCGAATTTTTTCATAAAGCTGACTGTGTCACTTCGAGTTGAAAGCGAGAAATCTTAAAAAAAATCCGCGCATTTCTCATTGGGATTGGTTTAATGGGTTTCTTAACGAGAATGTCCATGATAGACAAATGGATTTTTCCCGCAGTCCGGTTTTTATTGATGAAGACCCTGCTTGCCATTTGACAATGACTCCTTTTATGTTTACTGAGTGAAGAGTCGTTGTCATGACGTTATTCACCAGTCCACTACGATCATCGTCAGAGGTTTCTGTTTTATCGAAACAGTTCGTCGATAATCCAGATTTGTAGATTCGCATCATTTCAAAGGAGCTACCATGATACAAAAAGGAATTTCAATGATTGAAGATATCGGCATGTCCGTTGTCCCCTTCAAACTTCAGGTCAATGGGTATCAAAACTACCAGAAAGTGTTGAAGGAAGTGGCCAAAAATCTTCCGTTTCCCGCACCAACCTTATTTTCCGGACCGGGATCTTCCCTTGAGTTGTGCAAGGCAATCGCCTATATGGGCACCAAAAAACTGTTGATTGTCACAGATGCCATGCTGATAAAAATCGGATTGCTGGATAACATCAAGAAAGCCCTGGAGCAACATAAGGTAGAATATGTGATTTATGATGGTGTTCTGCCTGACCCGACCTTTGCGCAGGTGGAAGCCGGATTGACCGTGCTGAAAAAAAATAAATGTGACGCGGTTCTGGCTGTTGGCGGTGGATCCTCCATGGATGCCGGCAAACTCATTTGCGCACGAGCGACCAATGACAAACCTCTGCCAAAATTTGCCGGACTGTTCAAGGTCTTCAAAACAATCCTGCCCTTGTTCGTGATTCCAACCACTGCTGGTACTGGCTCAGAAGTCACCATTGCGGCTGTTGTGTCTGATCCTGTGGCACACCAGAAAATTCCGGTGATGGACCCGAAACTGATCCCAACCATGGCGGCACTGGATGGAGCGTTGATGACAGGTTTGCCGCCAATGATCACCGCCGCGACAGGAATGGACGCATTGACCCATGCGGTTGAAGCCTATATTTCAGCCAATGCCATGCCCTCCACAGACAGTTACGCGTTGGCGGCAACCCGGTTGATCATGGAAAATCTGACCAATGCGGTGAAAAATGGTCAGGATGTGGAAACCCGCCAAAACATGGCACAGGCATCCTATTACGCGGGACTTGCTTTCACACGGGCCGGAGTGGGATATGTCCATGCGATTGCCCATAACTTCGGCGCGTATTATCACACTCCGCATGGGCTGGCGAACTCCATTGTACTGCCACATGTTCTGGATTATTCCAAGGAAACCTCCATGCCACGCCTTGCTCATCTTGCGGTTATCAGCGGATTGCAAAAAGGCAAGGAATCCGATCAAAAACTGGCTGATAAATTCATTGCTCACATTCGGGCGATGATGAAGGATTATAATATTCCGGAAAAACTGGAAGCCCTGAAAAAAGAGGATATTCCCGCCATTGCCAAAGCAGCCCTGAAAGAAGCGCATTTCACCTATGCGGTGCCCAAATACATGGATCAGGCTACCTGCGAAAAACTGATCAGTAAAATGATGGTGTGATTAGTCAGAATTAAAAAGCCACTATCAAACGGATCCTTATCCGGCCTGTAGAGACGCGCGAATCGCGCGTCTCCGGCGGCACACCTTCTTGTTGAAGCAGGCGGTTCATTGCGTCTGTTGTTCCAGTTGATCCAGCAAATTGACAATTTTTTCACTCAGAGTCGCAATGTTTCGTGACTGTTTCTGTGCTTTTGCGGACTGTCCCTGAGTTTTCAACTGAATGATTGTTTTGATCAGCTCATGAAGTTTGGTATGTTCTGACTCAAGCGTTTTGATAGTAGACAAATTCCCCCACTTGTTCATGGCCGTTCCATAGAGCCATTTTCCCAGATCACAATCACGATGCGAGACGGCTTGATCTTCAGTCAGACTTTCCTTGCCCTCCAGAAAATTCTGAATCCTGCTACGCCATAGCAGATGCTTGGTTTTTGCGGCTTCAAAATCAAAAACAGCGTCTTGATTTCTGCCAACGGCCCGTTGTCTCTGGTCAATTTTAAAGAAAGAGACCATTTCCATTTGTTCACCGCTTTGCATGGAAAGATCGTCTGAAGCCGCCGCCATTTCCTCGGAAATGGTAGCGTTGCGCTGAATCGTTTTGCTCAGTTGCTGAATGGCACTGTTGATCTGGGCAATGCCACTTTTTTGTTCACCGGCCGCAACTGTGATTTCCCGAACCAGTCCCGCTGTTTTCTGAATGTTGGGAACCAGTGTTTGAAGCATGTGTCCGGCTTTCTCGGAAACCTCCAGACTGGATTGTGAAAGTCCCATAATCTCGGCCGAGGCCACCTGACTGCGTTCGGCCAATTTTCGAACTTCAGTCGCAACCACGGCAAAACCTTTCCCCTGTTCACCCGCTCTGGCGGCTTCAATGGCGGCATTCAGTGCCAGCAGATTGGTTTGGCGGGCAATTTCATCAATGATGGAAATTTTTGAAGCGATTTCACGCATCGCCTGAACCGCTTCAGCCACAGAGTCACCACTCAACTGAGCTTCTTTTGCGGATTTGTTGGCGATATTTTCGGTATTTTTTGAATTTTCCGCAGTGTGTTCAATATTGGCGGACATTTCTTCAATCGAAGCGGATGTTTCTTCAATGGCAGATGCCTGTTGGGTTGAACCATGAGCAATTTCTTCAGCGATGCTTTTCAATTGAAGACTTTTCTGATTCATCTGCTCAGAGGACTCCACAATATGCCCGATGATGTTCCGGAGATTTTTAATCGCGCTCAACAGACTTTTACCCATTCGTCCCAGTTCATCATGAAAATCGAAGGATTGCTTCACATTGAGATTGCCCTGCGCCAGTTGCACCGTCACTTCAGACACGGTGATTAAGGGGTGGGTGATGCTCCGGGTCAGCAGGAAGCCTAATAATCCTGAAAGGGCGAGGCCCACCAGCACTGCCAGCAGAATGCCCTGCCAGACAGATCGTGTGGTGGCACTGGCCATATCAACAGTCCGGGCAATGAGTATTCTGGATTCTTTTTCGATGGTCTGTAGTTGCTCAATCATGCGCTGGGCGATGTCATCCGCATGCGCATCCAGTTGGTTCAGATGAGCCCTGATCTCCCGTACTTCATCCGCCAACTGAATCAGCCGGGTTCCTGCCGACTGAAATTTTTCTGAATGCAATTGTTCAACGGCCATCAGCGTCTGCCGGATTTCCGGAACCGTGACGGGATAGATCCGGCCTTCCCGGGTTTGTGCTCCATTTTTCAGGGCAGTCACCCATGTTCCAAAGTCGCGGATACTTTCCAGATAGGCTTCCCGTGTTTGTTGAAGCCGATCCTCCTGATCAGCACGCTGGTATTCCTGCAACCAGATCCAGGAAAGTGCCAGAGTTGTTTTCATTTCCATCGACATATCCGCCCAGGTGTTTTCAATCTGTAGAACAGATGCCGTATTGCCTTTTTCAATAAGCGTCTGAATCCGTTCCTTGACCTGACTTTCCAGTTTTTCCGCCAAGGCAATGACCTGTTCAAAAATCACGAATGATTCACGAAGGGTTTCCTCCCGGGTTTGCATGAGTTCATTACGTTTCAGAACATTTTCCTGAATTTTTTTGATCTGAGGTTGGAGTTGCGTGTTATGAAATTCATCCGTGTCTGTCACCACCTTCCGCAGTTCTTTATCGCTGGTGGCATAGAAGGCACTGCCAGCAATATTTCCACCGCTCAGAATCGCTTCCGCATAGCTATCAAAATGCGCGATCATCTGCTGATGCGCATTCCAGGCATCGTTCAAGTCCTGTAAATTGTCAGCTTCGATCAGTTCCATGATGAGTTGCATGTCTCTGGATACCGAATAGGTCATTTCCTGGGAAGCCTGAATCAGGGGTGTTGTCTCATTCAGCAGGCGCGTGGCATCATTCACCCGCATGACCCCGTTGTAAGAATAAACACCCGACGCCACAAGAATGCCGCACACGAGTAAAAAACCCGTAATCAAGCGAATAGAAATGGAAACGTTTTTCATGTGTTCTCCTGCGTTATTTCTGTTTTTTGAATGTGATTCAATACGTTCATGTTTCTTTCATGAACCATTTTCAGACTGAAGGTCAATAAAAAACTGGTTTGACCCGTATTATTTGTTTCCCGAGAATGTTCGATTCCTTTCCTTCAATCTGGTTATTGCCGTTTTGCGGCGCTTAAAACTTTTCATAATCAAATTGTTTGTGATTGCACATCCCATACTGGAAGGTTATATACAACCATCTCATCAGTCTCATGTCAGGAGGATTATGAATCAGCAATTGAATCGGGAAACAGCAGAAGGACTGCTGCGAAGTCGGCAGTTAGAATCCATGACCATCATGGATATGGTGGATGACATTATGGATGATGTCAAAATGACAGAATTTGTGCCAGACTCAGTCTGCCAGATTGATCCGCGAACCGGAGAACTGGTTGTGTATAACTCATCCCGTGCCAAGCGGATTCATACGACAACCAGCCAGGAGCAGAAAACTACGTCAGAAGAAGTATTCTGTCCCATCTGCAGTGGTCAGAGCACCGGCATTATTGATCTGACCCCTCAGTCAGAAGGCTTCACCTTCATCAACAAAAACCTGTTTCCAATTCTGCATCCGATGGAGCATCTGCTGGAAGACGCGGTGTCGACCCCCTTGTACGCCGACCCGTTGCACCACGGCAGGACATCGTATGGTTTTCATTTTTTGCAGTGGACCAGTTCTCTCCATGAACGGGATTGGCACAACATATCGCATGAAGACGCATTGATCTGCATGGAACGCCTGGCATGCATGGAAAAACAGTTGCTTTATCAAGCCAAGGGATTCATGCCGCCCACCTCGAGTTCCAATAGCGGTCAGCCAACCTATGGTTATGTTTCGATTATCAAAAATTACGGCCATGAAGCAGGAGCCTCGCTGACTCATGGCCACCAGCAAATTGCCCACAGCAACATCATGCCCCAGCGTTACTTCAACAATCTTGGTTTTCTAAGCCGCAACAACCGTACTTTTGCAGAATACATGCTGAAGGAAAATCCAGCCAAACTCATGATTCACGATTATGGTGCGGCCGTACTACTTGTGCCGTACTTCATGCGACGACCTTATAACATGCTGCTGATCATGAAAGATTTCCACAAACAATATCTTCATGAACTGAATCTCGAAGAAAAGACAGCTCTGACCCGGGGACTGCAAGACTCCATCAAGGCCCTGATGACAATCATGCCACAACTGGGAAAACAGCCTGCCTACAACTTGAACATCAACAATGGTCCGGGAGCAGGATTGTATGTGGAAATTCTGGCGGCAACCCAGATTACCGGAGGCTTTGAGCAGATCGGCCTTTGGGTATGTCAGGCAAGTCCCTATGACATTGTGAAAACCATTCGGGAAGTGTTGAAATATTGAACAGCAATTTCGCCACGTCTGAAACTGGCGAAACAACGACTATGGCCACTCTAAACCACCATTTATACAAAATTTTCATCACCCCAGAGTTGCACTGAATGTTCCGGTCACTAACCATAGCCAGCCTTTACAAATATTCCATGCTGGGACTGTTGGGTTTGACCTGTGTGCAGCTTGTTTACAGTCAGATTCTGTCATGGCCGGTGATGCTGAGCGGATTGGTGCTGTATGGTTGCATGGTGCTCAATTATCAGTCTTCCCGACCGCGATTGAGCGACAGGATTACCGGCGGTTTTCTGATTCCTGTACTCGGTTTCTGTTTGTATCGGGTGATTGTTGAAAAAAATAATCCTGTTCAGGAAGCTCTGGTTTTTATCTTTTTTCTGAATGTCATCTGGCAGGGAGGACGCGCCAAACTCGAAGACTACTGGAACCGGCACAGTTTTTTGTTTCTGCTGAATATCCTGACCACCAACATGAATCTGGACTGGATCAGTTTTCTGTTATTCATCCTGTTCATGATGGTTTCAGTGCCTGTGATGGGGGTGGGGTTTTTATATCATTATGAAAAAAAATCAGTTTCGTTTGTAGAACAATCCCAGAAACTGCGCTGTCTCCTGCCTGTGCTCAAAGGAACTCCGTTTGTTCTCGCCGCCGGCTTGCTCCTGTTTTTTCTGATTCCCCGATCCCCCTTTGCCCTTCTGAGCCTATCCCAGAACCGGTCAATTCCCGCAACGGGCTACACCAATCAGGTGGCCCTTCTTGGCGATGGTGAAATTCAGGTTGATCAACAGGCCATGGTTCGTGTCTATTCGCCAAGTCCTGAATGGGCTGACCGTAATCCGTCCTTCCGTTTTATCCGGGGAAATACGCTGGACGCGTTTGATGGCAGACGCTGGCATAAAACAGATCCGATGGTCCAGTCTTTCCGACCGGGACAGGAAATCATACTTCACCGTGATTCATCTCTGGCAAAGAAAGCTGTGGAGTTGACCTTTCTGCTGGAAGCAACCCTGGACAAGGAATTGTTTGTTCCATGGGGGGAACTGATTCATTTCAACCCGGCCAATTTTTATAACACACTTTTGCAGGATGAAAGTGGAAACCTGATCAGAAAAAATATCCGTCAGATTCGAACCAAATATGAGACAGGAATATTACCAGAACGTTTTTTCACACGGCTGACCGATGCCCAGAAGGCACGATACCTTCAGATCCCAACAGACTCATGGCAGGGATTTTCTGAATTTCGCAAATGGGTTGAAACCGTGTTGCCCCAAAACAAGGATGCCACTGAACTGACAAGACTGTTGAAACAGCATTTTGATCAGGAATTCACAGCATCCTACATGAATGATTTTTCAGGAGAGGATAAACTGATTTCATTCCTGACACAGGAAAAAAAAGGCCATTGTGAATATTTTGCCTCCGCCGCGGTATTGGCTTTAAGGTTCAGGGGAATTCCATCCCGCCTGGCCGCAGGATATTCCGGCGGACAATGGAATTCGGTCTCGAATGTTTTGACGTTCAATAATGAACATGCCCATGTGTGGGTCGAGTATTTTGAAAACCGGCAATGGCATCTGTTTGATCCAACCATTGCCTCCCCCTTGCTACAGATCAATCTGAACTCACCGTCCCTGTGGAAACAATATGTGGACGCAATTTCCTTCTGGATCGAAAGTTACATGGTGGATTATACCTTTGACACACAAAAGCAGATCCTTGTTTCCTTGAGTGAAATGGGAAAAACAGACGCCAACACCGATTCCACCAGCTCATTCTGGTCAGCGGGTTCGTCATTCCGGATTAAAATCATAGTTGCTGGAATAACAGGTTTGCTGGCCACTTATTGGCTGTTGAGAAAGACAAGAGGGCGTGACCGGAAATTTCAGACCTACCCTTCCGCTTACCGGATGGTTTTGAAACATATGGAATCGATTTATGGTCAATTTCCCCCTTCCCTTAGCCCGAAAGATATTTTATATACCATTCAGGATCAGATGAGCCCCAATGAACAGGAAGCCGCCCGAACAATCATTGACGCCTATTACGCCTTTCGTTATGGACAAAAAGAATTTAAGAATCAAATGCTGACAAACATGTGGCTCAGGGCTGCAAAAACCCCGGATATTTGATTTTCCGGATCTCAGTTCAATAGTAGAGAGAGTTCGATGGACATTGGAGAAAAACTATACCCGCATATTTTTGATCAGTTGCGCCAATCGCGGTATACCAAACATATTTCTGACAAATCACTGGAAAAACTGCTGATATATTCGGACTTTCGCTGTTACATGAAGAATCGGGTCATTATTCATCAGGGCGAAATCAATCATCATTTGTTTGTGCTGGTTTCAGGAGCCATCACGGTCAAGGTTGACGGAAATTTTATTTACA
The sequence above is a segment of the SAR324 cluster bacterium genome. Coding sequences within it:
- a CDS encoding aminotransferase class I/II-fold pyridoxal phosphate-dependent enzyme, with the translated sequence MNPALNSDIPKAIILAAGTGSRLKPFTEHLPKCLTPLNGVPILVNALTQLFTAGVRETIIVVGHLKEKIIDAIGPDFQGMTITYIESDAYARTNNIYSLWLAREYLHDDILLLEADVFFEGGLLESLLACSGKNALAVDRYQPHMSGTVVKTKADGTITGLFTKKQQVSGFDYGNAWKTINISLLRKNFLEAMLLPDLEDHIQQGIHGVYYEVLLQKEQPWKIPGSLVAVPCEQLRWYEIDDEHDRAMAEYLFASQEQRYELIQQQHGGFFRYPFVDHAYLYNLYFPPDDVIRHFESQMRELVLHYPSGQQVLTELMGGYLDTSPEHLLVCNGTSEIIRVLGRKLCRKMIVPVPSFNEYLNAPQPEKVIPFKLRAPDFQLNVQEFFQAIEASEADLAILVNPNNPTSQSIPKESLVWLLDQLQTTNCQLVVDESFMDFVDDPPHVSVADLLEKYPWLSILKSLSKSYGICGLRLGYFMTANPLLMQELHKEVSIWNINGFAEAFLRILPRYREDFEESVRKVRADRDDLYEALGKIPGASVLRPQANYIFCHFSQENMMAKDLARMMFVQHNILIKSCAEKMSDPAHEYYRIACRTHQENQRLVEALTQCLQLKNSMLQTTSPKDLHASL
- a CDS encoding iron-containing alcohol dehydrogenase; amino-acid sequence: MSVVPFKLQVNGYQNYQKVLKEVAKNLPFPAPTLFSGPGSSLELCKAIAYMGTKKLLIVTDAMLIKIGLLDNIKKALEQHKVEYVIYDGVLPDPTFAQVEAGLTVLKKNKCDAVLAVGGGSSMDAGKLICARATNDKPLPKFAGLFKVFKTILPLFVIPTTAGTGSEVTIAAVVSDPVAHQKIPVMDPKLIPTMAALDGALMTGLPPMITAATGMDALTHAVEAYISANAMPSTDSYALAATRLIMENLTNAVKNGQDVETRQNMAQASYYAGLAFTRAGVGYVHAIAHNFGAYYHTPHGLANSIVLPHVLDYSKETSMPRLAHLAVISGLQKGKESDQKLADKFIAHIRAMMKDYNIPEKLEALKKEDIPAIAKAALKEAHFTYAVPKYMDQATCEKLISKMMV
- a CDS encoding DUF2817 domain-containing protein; this encodes MSDETLFAQTYDTSRDLFVAEAGQYDNARIQEFRTDPEASLLTHTLLLPAITKPQRLLVITSGIHGVEGYIGSVIQRLFLKSLDSWIDRNTTGILLIHAVNPYGFRHDRRVNAKNIDLNRNGFTVSGNFDKHHNQAYEQLQSFLEPRKCYASSRLFRAQARKQIEHHSQATVFQAAAGGQHHSPQGIFYGGDSQEPEVLRLREIITEHAKDYPTVFLIHLHSGFGQWGHLHLLYPTSPLVQHELLETLFAGLSINDYLRKHTAYEVVGSLCDFLGEPLRAEGKTYLPVSFEYGTLNTQTMDGFMETLRRMIVENQIHHWGAKTPEIATHEQQLFREMFYPDDPAWQRSVMDQTQTVFSTVFSRFHQI